Proteins encoded within one genomic window of Haematobia irritans isolate KBUSLIRL chromosome 5, ASM5000362v1, whole genome shotgun sequence:
- the LOC142240154 gene encoding uncharacterized protein LOC142240154 has translation MVMLIANYYGKILDRSKLEILSQYLDLYFPTLLENKMPKRTVRSSLVKTKINCLKCKKVIKEETQNYIKCDKCEKTFHLSCTDLTKREFEMLIDNESETFECEYCREEEDDDSEREKESDIKNELKTIKTELKQLKKLDKLDQLCEDDVDTMLLNATTNRHWKRRSEVMARVSLNSRSVSSINKFNRLKGLLSSIPILPDIIAIQETWFQNAITQIYSIPGYKVVHCCREDGYGGTSVYVRDKWVYTVDYCKSESFLDIIAISLLNFKVNARPMKFLTFYRSQKCSVEQFKFTLESMLNDHAGSPIVLVGDTNIDRYHSSYYNEMLDLFQSFGCENAHEMVTRPLSNTCIDHVFSNFVERVDVDSVECDISDHNLVFCKIKSKIMRNDFVEVMKTKCDYQKAKRYLSDELSPDFGSLNVQDQTDRLTSCIQGAIAYSTTVSKTLKHARFMMTPWINVNLQHLITIKFKLLKRRKKERGNEAIQDSLKRISRIISIANKRSREAYYAENIDRAANDPKRGWNFINEVLGKKGHKELELKDVQGRRISNNLDKANALNTYFLDSVMSLRRGILVDPGDNINIFHTLSGDIDSVFSIEQVDNNCIMEVIENLKAGKSPGHDGISSIFLKECSEIVSPFLAKIFNGMISLSIYPDILKLHRIVPIPKIVNASDVSNFRPVAVLSTIDKIFEKIIYDKLYTYCESNNLLYENQYGFRRGCGTEEAVLNVIKFICSGLDGGFNGVAGVFFDFSKAFDLVDHQLLLEKMHIYGIRGKEFLLFRSFLENRKQYVDVSKSKSFVGPVVHGVPQGSCLGPLLFSIFINDIRNLQLSGKLFMFADDICLFYPYKYDIALRANIERDSALLCEFARVNRLVLNADKTKLIRFRPNPSVNNDFSVYIDGKSIHECISVTYLGVMLQNNLAWDCHIRSLKRKIAPAIGFLYKMKNKLNTKTKLTIFSCLIQSHLNYMVTSYAYNKNNSELRSLQSMQNKALKVVFNLPPNFSTLSLFEECRFEKTKQRIDYIGGLTYNNIPLELKSIQRISRFKEMSKYYLCNSFESLLL, from the exons aaataaaatgcccAAAAGAACTGTTCGTAGTAGTTtggtaaaaacgaaaataaattgtCTCAAGTGCAAGAAAGTTATTAAAGAAGAAACGCAAAATTACATAAAATGTGATAAGTGCGAGAAAACATTTCACCTCAGCTGCACTGATTTAACGAAGAGAGAGTTTGAGATGTTAATTGATAACGAGAGTGAGACATTTGAGTGCGAATATTGCAGAGAGGAAGAGGATGATGACAGtgaaagagagaaagagagtgacATAAAGAATGaattgaaaacaataaaaactgAGTTAAAGCAATTGAAAAAACTTGATAAACTAGATCAGCT ATGTGAAGATGACGTTGACACAATGCTTTTGAACGCTACTACAAATAGGCATTGGAAGAGAAGATCTGAGGTGATGGCAAGAG TAAGTTTGAATAGCAGAAGCGTTTCATCTATTAATAAATTCAATCGTTTGAAAGGATTACTATCGAGTATCCCTATTTTACCGGATATAATAGCAATTCAAGAGACTTGGTTTCAAAATGCAATCACTCAAATTTATTCGATTCCTGGTTATAAGGTAGTTCATTGTTGTAGAGAAGATGGGTATGGAGGAACATCGGTTTATGTAAGGGATAAATGGGTATATACTGTAGATTATTGCAAAAGTGAATCGTTTTTGGATATTATTGCTATTTCCTTATTAAACTTTAAAGTTAATGCAagaccaatgaaatttttaactttttatcgTTCTCAGAAATGTTCTGTTGAACAATTTAAGTTTACACTGGAATCAATGTTGAATGATCACGCTGGAAGTCCAATAGTTTTGGTTGGAGATACTAATATAGATCGTTATCACAGCTCTTATTATAACGAAATGCTGGATCTCTTTCAGAGTTTTGGATGTGAGAATGCTCATGAGATGGTTACAAGACCTTTAAGTAATACTTGCATTGATCATGTGTTTTCCAATTTTGTAGAGAGAGTCGATGTTGACTCTGTGGAATGTGATATTTCAGACCATAATTTAGTTTTTTGCAAGATAAAAAGTAAGATTATGAGAAATGATTTTGTGGAGGTAATGAAAACTAAGTGTGACTACCAAAAGGCCAAACGTTACTTATCAGATGAGTTGTCTCCTGACTTTGGTTCACTGAATGTACAGGATCAGACAGACAGATTAACATCTTGTATACAAGGTGCTATTGCATATTCAACAACAGTCAGTAAAACTTTGAAACATGCTAGGTTTATGATGACCCCATggataaatgtaaatttacagCATTTGATAACGATTAAGTTTAAATTGCTGAAGAGGAGAAAGAAGGAAAGAGGAAATGAGGCGATACAGGATTCCTTAAAGAGGATTAGTAGAATAATTAGTATTGCCAACAAGAGAAGTAGAGAGGCGTATTATGCAGAGAATATTGACAGGGCAGCAAATGATCCCAAAAGGGGATGGAATTTTATTAATGAGGTTCTAGGGAAAAAGGGGCATAAAGAACTAGAACTTAAAGACGTACAAGGAAGAAGGATTTCAAATAACTTGGATAAGGCGAATGCACTCAATACATACTTTTTAGATTCTGTAATGAGTTTGAGGCGAGGAATTTTAGTTGATCCTGGGGATAACATTAATATTTTCCATACATTGTCAGGTGATATAGATTCCGTATTTTCCATTGAACAAGTCGATAACAACTGTATTATGGAAGTTATAGAGAATCTGAAGGCAGGTAAGAGTCCAGGACATGACGGCATTTCTTCCATATTCCTCAAAGAATGCAGTGAAATAGTTTCACCTttcttagcaaaaattttcaatgggatgATCAGTTTATCGATATATCCAGACATTTTGAAATTACATAGAATTGTTCCTATACCCAAAATAGTGAATGCTAGTGACGTATCTAACTTCAGACCAGTGGCCGTATTGTCAACAATAGACAAGATTTTTGAAAAGATTATCTATGATAAATTATATACATACTGTGAATCGAATAATTTGCTTTATGAGAATCAATATGGATTTAGGCGTGGATGCGGAACAGAGGAAGCTGTATTAAATGTAATTAAGTTTATTTGTAGTGGTTTAGACGGGGGATTCAATGGAGTTGCTggagtattttttgatttttcaaagGCATTTGATCTTGTCGATCACCAAttattgctggaaaaaatgcatATCTATGGGATTCGAGGGAaagagtttttattatttagaagTTTTTTGGAGAATAGGAAACAGTACGTTGATGTCAGTAAATCGAAAAGTTTTGTGGGGCCCGTAGTGCACGGAGTTCCACAGGGGAGTTGTTTGGGTCCattattgttttccatttttattaatGATATCCGGAATCTCCAGCTTAGcggaaaattatttatgttcgcTGATGACATTTGCTTGTTCTATCCCTATAAATATGACATCGCTCTGCGTGCAAACATAGAAAGGGATTCTGCATTACTCTGTGAGTTTGCACGAGTAAACAGACTAGTTCTGAACGCTGATAAAACAAAACTTattcgatttcgaccaaatccTTCAGTTAACAACGATTTCAGTGTCTATATTGATGGAAAATCAATACATGAATGTATAAGCGTAACATATCTAGGCGTGATGTTACAAAATAATTTAGCATGGGATTGTCATATACGCAGTTTAAAAAGGAAAATAGCTCCCGCAATTGGATTTCTCTACAAgatgaaaaacaaattaaacacaaagacaaaattaacaatattttcctgTTTAATACAATCGCATTTAAATTATATGGTTACATCATATgcatacaataaaaataatagtgaGCTAAGATCACTTCAATCTATGcaaaataaagctttgaaagTTGTTTTTAATCTACCTCCAAATTTCTCAACCTTGTCGCTATTTGAAga GTGTAGATTCGAAAAAACAAAGCAACGGATTGATTATATAGGTGGCTTAACTTACAATAATATTCCACTCGAATTGAAATCCATTCAACGTATATCGAGATTTAAGGAAATGAGCAAATACTATCTTTGCAATAGCTTTGAATCGCTTCTGCTATAA